A genome region from Verrucomicrobiota bacterium includes the following:
- a CDS encoding DUF1080 domain-containing protein: MNTFSILKQLTQKTTVLVGLGLLCCGPVSAQQAKGHPDTTGWKDLFAADLSNAAVEPGAWVFANGELVAKNHTTLWTKDAYANFVLDLEFKATKEANSGVFLRSGNIKDVLAALEIQVHESTDGSKYGMVGAIYDAKPPSKNMAKPLGEWNRFTITCRDSRVSLVFNGEEVFDVDLNDWKEVKKNPDGTPNKFRQALKDFSRNGPLGLQGLHGKAQSPVFYRNLKIKVLD, from the coding sequence ATGAATACTTTTTCGATATTGAAACAGTTGACGCAAAAGACCACCGTTTTGGTCGGATTGGGGCTGCTTTGTTGCGGGCCGGTTTCGGCGCAGCAAGCCAAGGGGCATCCCGATACCACTGGCTGGAAAGACTTGTTCGCGGCGGATTTATCCAACGCGGCGGTGGAACCGGGCGCGTGGGTCTTTGCGAACGGCGAATTAGTTGCCAAAAACCATACCACCCTCTGGACCAAAGATGCCTATGCCAATTTTGTATTGGATCTTGAATTCAAAGCGACCAAGGAAGCCAACAGCGGAGTGTTCCTGCGGTCCGGCAATATCAAGGATGTGTTGGCCGCGCTTGAAATTCAGGTGCATGAATCCACCGACGGATCGAAATATGGCATGGTGGGCGCCATTTATGATGCCAAACCACCGTCCAAGAATATGGCCAAACCGTTGGGGGAATGGAACCGCTTTACCATCACTTGCCGGGATAGCCGGGTGTCGCTGGTGTTCAACGGCGAGGAGGTCTTCGACGTGGACTTGAATGATTGGAAGGAAGTGAAAAAAAATCCGGATGGCACACCCAATAAGTTTCGCCAAGCGCTCAAGGATTTTTCGCGCAATGGTCCGCTTGGGCTGCAAGGGTTGCATGGCAAAGCCCAGTCACCGGTTTTCTACCGGAATCTGAAAATCAAGGTATTGGATTAA
- a CDS encoding beta-galactosidase, whose product MFLKHENDRGTVMALLVAGLLLVLAGGRVAAASHTFAIGETDFLLDGQRLQVRCGEVHFARVPREYWQHRLKMCKAMGLNTVCVYLFWNFHEARPGEFNWSGPADAAEFCRMAQAEGLWVLLRPGPYSCAEWEGGGLPWWLYKNDQMKIRTSDASFLEPARRYLKEVGRVLAPLQITKGGPLLMVQVENEYGWFGKDAAYLGQLRQALVESGFEVPLFACNPPSALPNGFRADLFQVVNFGSDPAGAFKALRKIQPKGPLMNGEFYPAWFDTWGQPHHKGDMGRYLRDLEYMLKNNMSFSIYMAHGGTSFGLWSGADRPFRPDTSSYDYEAPISEAGWVTDKFTRTREVMGRYLLPGESLPEPPPAYPVITVNRFRLESSAPVFDNLPVAIKDERARSFEKYDLGQGCALYRGTVPAGGPASLKVKELHDFGWVYLDGHLVDVMDRRRQKFAVQLPQRAKPGQLDILVEAMGRINFGQEAFDQKGIHGPVELIASGSPAVELTGWQVYPLPLDAAQLGRLKYQGGSAKGPAFWRGGFLVTTVGDTFLDVRSWGKGVLWVNGRCLGRFWNIGPTQTMYCPGAWLKPGQNEVVVLDLTEPAQPELAGLAQPILDQMRRELDFSNRARAQGQFKTEGLAPAIGGAFTTEIKMQEARFAQPVKGRYVCLESVNAHNGQPYAAVAELEILDANGQPLANTSLRVFWADSEESGAEDGSADNVLDGQPATMWHTEYSGAKPGHPHHLILDLGKSQSVTGIRYLPRSGDAKVGGRIKEYRVYVAEQSFGLNP is encoded by the coding sequence ATGTTTTTAAAGCATGAAAATGATCGGGGCACTGTCATGGCATTGCTGGTGGCCGGTTTGTTGTTGGTGCTGGCCGGCGGCCGGGTGGCGGCCGCCTCGCACACGTTTGCCATTGGGGAAACGGATTTCCTGCTGGATGGGCAGCGCCTCCAGGTGCGGTGCGGCGAGGTGCATTTTGCGCGGGTCCCGCGCGAGTATTGGCAGCACCGGCTGAAGATGTGCAAGGCGATGGGTTTGAACACTGTGTGCGTGTACCTTTTCTGGAACTTTCATGAGGCGCGTCCGGGCGAGTTCAATTGGTCCGGCCCGGCGGATGCGGCGGAGTTTTGCCGGATGGCGCAGGCGGAGGGGCTGTGGGTGCTGTTGCGGCCCGGCCCGTATTCCTGCGCGGAATGGGAAGGGGGCGGGCTTCCGTGGTGGCTGTACAAGAATGACCAGATGAAGATCCGCACGAGTGATGCCTCGTTCCTGGAGCCGGCCCGGCGATACCTGAAAGAGGTTGGGCGGGTGCTGGCGCCGCTGCAAATCACCAAGGGTGGCCCGTTGCTCATGGTGCAGGTGGAAAATGAATACGGCTGGTTCGGCAAGGATGCGGCGTACCTGGGGCAGTTGCGGCAGGCGCTGGTGGAGAGCGGCTTCGAGGTTCCCCTGTTCGCCTGCAATCCGCCCTCGGCCCTGCCGAATGGGTTCCGCGCCGATCTGTTTCAGGTGGTGAATTTCGGCAGCGATCCGGCGGGGGCATTCAAGGCGTTGCGAAAGATCCAGCCCAAAGGGCCGCTCATGAACGGGGAGTTTTATCCGGCGTGGTTCGACACCTGGGGCCAACCGCATCATAAGGGGGACATGGGCCGGTATCTGCGCGACCTCGAATACATGCTAAAGAACAACATGTCGTTCAGCATTTACATGGCGCACGGCGGCACGTCGTTCGGCCTGTGGTCGGGCGCGGATCGTCCGTTCCGTCCGGATACCTCGAGCTATGATTACGAGGCCCCCATCAGCGAGGCCGGCTGGGTGACGGACAAGTTCACGCGCACGCGTGAGGTGATGGGGCGCTATCTGCTGCCCGGGGAAAGCCTGCCCGAACCGCCGCCAGCTTATCCGGTCATCACAGTGAATCGTTTCCGCCTGGAATCCAGTGCGCCCGTTTTTGACAACCTGCCGGTGGCGATCAAGGATGAGCGAGCACGCTCGTTTGAAAAATATGATCTCGGGCAGGGTTGCGCGTTGTATCGGGGCACCGTGCCGGCGGGCGGCCCGGCCTCCCTGAAGGTCAAGGAACTGCATGATTTCGGCTGGGTTTATCTGGACGGGCATCTGGTGGACGTGATGGATCGCCGCCGCCAGAAATTTGCGGTGCAACTTCCCCAGCGGGCCAAGCCCGGCCAGTTGGACATCCTGGTGGAGGCCATGGGGCGGATTAATTTTGGGCAGGAAGCGTTTGATCAAAAGGGCATTCATGGGCCGGTGGAACTCATTGCCAGCGGGAGCCCGGCGGTGGAGTTGACCGGCTGGCAGGTGTATCCGCTGCCGCTGGATGCCGCACAGTTGGGCCGCTTGAAATACCAGGGCGGCAGCGCCAAAGGACCCGCATTCTGGCGGGGAGGTTTCCTGGTGACGACGGTTGGCGATACGTTTCTGGACGTCCGTTCGTGGGGTAAAGGTGTGTTGTGGGTGAATGGGCGTTGCCTGGGGCGATTCTGGAATATCGGCCCGACACAAACCATGTATTGTCCCGGCGCGTGGCTGAAGCCGGGGCAGAACGAGGTGGTGGTGCTGGATCTGACCGAGCCGGCCCAGCCGGAACTGGCCGGATTGGCGCAGCCCATCTTGGACCAGATGCGGCGGGAACTGGATTTCTCGAATCGCGCGCGCGCCCAGGGCCAGTTCAAGACGGAGGGTCTTGCACCTGCGATCGGCGGCGCGTTTACTACGGAGATTAAAATGCAGGAGGCGCGGTTTGCCCAGCCGGTCAAGGGCCGCTATGTCTGCCTGGAATCGGTGAATGCGCATAATGGCCAGCCCTATGCCGCCGTGGCGGAGCTGGAAATTCTGGACGCCAATGGGCAACCGCTCGCCAACACCAGTCTGCGGGTGTTCTGGGCTGACAGCGAGGAGAGCGGGGCGGAAGACGGTTCGGCGGACAATGTCCTGGATGGACAACCAGCCACCATGTGGCACACAGAGTATAGCGGGGCCAAGCCCGGGCATCCGCATCACCTGATCCTTGATCTGGGGAAGTCCCAGAGTGTTACCGGCATCCGGTATCTGCCACGCAGCGGCGATGCGAAGGTGGGTGGCCGCATCAAAGAATATCGGGTGTATGTTGCTGAACAATCCTTTGGCCTGAATCCCTGA